AAACAGATCACACTTATCTATCTCGAGTCAAAAACCGATCCGGGGGAAGTACTCAATTTGCTGCTAAAAAAGAAACAATAAACATTATTCACCAACAAGGTTGCAAGACAGGCTAATATACTTTTCGCTGCAACCCACAACTCAGAGATTATAAAAAGAACAGGAAGCTAAGGCTGTAATGCAGTTATGACAGTTTCCTGTATTCATTAAAAAATAAAATTACTATCGTATGAAAAAGATTATTTTTCTCTCGTTTTTGATTCTCGTGATAGGATCTTCGGTTTTTGCTTCAAATTTGGCTCCAGCCGACACAACCATTCTCTTCAATCATAAGTTGATTAAAGTAGAAGAAGAGAATGACCAGATAAAAGTCAATGTGTACAATGCTACTACTCTGTCCGATACAGTCCCTGAAAAGAAACTGTATGAAGGAATTTACAGCAATGGGAAAAGCTACGAGAAATGGACGGTAATGGAAGAACTGGGCATCCAGCTACCTTCGTTTCTTAACGGAGGGGGAAAAAAACATAAACATTTCGGTTCTGCTATGAAGCCTCACTGGGCAGGCTTTGGAATTGGATTCAGTAATTTAACCGACGGCTCGTTCCACATGACCAATGTGGATGGAATCACTTTGAAAGCCGATCAATCAACAGAGTGGTTTATCAACCTGTTTCAACATATCATTCCGCTCTACAATAATAATCTCGGACTGACTACCGGATTGGGAATGAGTTGGTATACATTCCGTCTCGACGACAATACCCATCTGGTCGATGTCAATGGGGTGACTCAGGTTGCTCCGGCTCCGGCAGGAATAAACTATCAATATAGCCGCCTAAAAGTGACTTATCTGACGATTCCCGCCTTACTCGAATGGCAACCTTTTGAAGGCAGGGCACATGCTATCTATTTGTCGGCTGGTGTAGTGGCAGGTATCAAAACATTTTCTTCCTACAAGGTCTGCTACAATGATGCTTCCGGCCATACGGTCAATAATGTAGAAGCCAGAGGACTAAATACCAATCCAATCAGCATCAACTATATGGGACAAATTGGAATCGGGTCAATCAGTGTTTATGCAAAATATTCTCCGACTAATCTGTTCCAGTCAGGGAAAGGGCCTTCTGTCAGGCCAGTTTCCCTTGGATTGATACTTCATTTCTGATAAAAAGCAGGAAGGCATTATTTGCCGGAGCCTGACAATCCAGATTCCGGCATTTTTTGTGTATAAGATTGCTGGATAGATGAAAATCGCAATTGTCTGTATGTATGAACAACCCATACACGAATCGTTGGTTTGGTCATTTCAACAGCACATTGTTGACATAAAGATGATAAGACCCGGCGACAATATTGGAATAGCTGGCATCGGAATCGGAAAAAGAAGGCAAATAACTATTCCCCGTAAGCGTCCAGGCAAAAACATGTATTAGGATAGTTTGTATCGACCACTTCATGCTTCCAATAGCTTAATGCAAATAGATTTATTTTTAAGGCCAAAGATACAACGCTTCCTGAAAAAAAAGACACAGCGAGGCCTAAACACCAAATTGAATCGAATGAAGAGCAAACTCATAAAGAACTTGATTCAGTTTATTGGACAGACTCATAGAATCGCCTGCTTAAAGATAAAAGTTCCCTACTAAAAAAGTTTTAGCGCCTGCTAAAAGATAAATTACCAGGGTAAAAGGAATTATTACCAAGGTAAAGAGAAAAGATACCGAGGTAATAAGAATAGATACCGGGGTAATAAAAGACGTTACCCTGGTAACAAGAAACGATACTGGGGTAATAGAAGGCGTTACCCCGGTAATAAAAGAAGATACCGAGGTAACAAGAAACGATATCCCGGTAATAAAATACGTTACCAAGGTAATAAGAAACGATACCCCGGTAAAAGAAATAATTACCCCGGTAAAAAGAGAAGATACCGGGGGTAATAAAAGTTCCAGGCTTAAGATAGCCAATATCTTGAATATGTTATAAAGATATATCAATGAATGTATTGTGTGTTTTGATCCTTTCGTTATATCACGAAAGAGAATGAGAAAGATGATTCATAAATATAACTCTGGCAAAGGCATTTACACAACGGGTAATAAATTACGAGTGTTCGGAAGATTGATATATTGCTGTGATAAGCGTTCTTTGATATATATTTTTTTGATTGATACTGATTGCAGTCTTTTTTTAACGGAATACCAGCGATGGATCACCGCCACAAAAACGGACAATCAAGGCTATAATCAATTCATCCAGTTCAATGCCAAATCGTCTTTTGGCTGTTTTATAACCGACATTATTCAATCGCTTGTAAATCAACAACAACATGGATAGAATTAAAGTCATATAGAGAATAATCTTTATTCCGTTTTCATTGGTTGACATAAAGTGGCTGAAGTTCAATTCTTGTTTTATAAAACGGAAGAATACTTCAATATCGAGACTGTAAATTAAACTGTGTCAGTAAAGAATAAAATAATTTTATAACTTTACAATACAGTTTATTTTTATGGAAGAATTTGATTACAAGGCTTTTCAAGCCAAAGTTTTAGAACAGATAAAATCTGGCAAACCCCTTTTAGGCAAAGATGGTGCCTTTGCGCCCTTGTTAGAAAATATTCTAAATGCAGCTTTAGAGGGAGAAATGGATGCTCATTTAGATGAAGATGAGCGTAGTTTAGGCAATCGGCGCAATGGACGTATGTCCAAACAAGTTCAAACCCAATTGGGTGAAGTCACCGTTCATACACCCCGTGACCGCCATTCCAGTTTTGAACCTGAGTTTATAAAGAAACGTGAAACAATACTTGCAGAAGGTGTTGCAGACCGTATAATTGGTCTTTATGCCTTGGGGAACAGTACTCGGGAAATAAGCGAT
The sequence above is drawn from the Microbacter margulisiae genome and encodes:
- a CDS encoding PorT family protein, yielding MKKIIFLSFLILVIGSSVFASNLAPADTTILFNHKLIKVEEENDQIKVNVYNATTLSDTVPEKKLYEGIYSNGKSYEKWTVMEELGIQLPSFLNGGGKKHKHFGSAMKPHWAGFGIGFSNLTDGSFHMTNVDGITLKADQSTEWFINLFQHIIPLYNNNLGLTTGLGMSWYTFRLDDNTHLVDVNGVTQVAPAPAGINYQYSRLKVTYLTIPALLEWQPFEGRAHAIYLSAGVVAGIKTFSSYKVCYNDASGHTVNNVEARGLNTNPISINYMGQIGIGSISVYAKYSPTNLFQSGKGPSVRPVSLGLILHF